AATGTGCTATTGACATTCCCTTACCGGGTTCATTTGACATGGCTGACCAGGTGAGGTACATGGTGTAGAGGGTGATGAGAGAGGACTGCAGGAGACCAGACCGAGGCTGGTGTTCctatggaatcaaaaagaaaacaatgccacAGGAACTGCAAGGGCTGACTTTCTAAAACCCAGTGGAATTCCTGGGCCCCCCGTGAAATGTTATTAACTGAGAACCTTCTTATTCTATTTGACAGTTGAAAGAGAACAAATAACCTTTCAGTCTGAGTTGGCCtgaaaaagaaccaagaaagaGGAACCGTGTACTATTGGTTCCCCAGGCATTTGATAGCTCTGGAATGCCTGTGTATTCCGCAGAGGCTTTGATTTTAGTCCCTTGGTGGCATAGAGACTAAGCTCAACGGCGGTGCTAACCAGCTAGGTGACCCATCATCTCTCTGgaccttcagttttctcatttttggaaGGAGAGGTGATGTGTACatctcttttcctatttcttatataaagctccatgaatttttttaaggtatggTATTTAAATGATGAAACTTGCAcacatgagttttgtttttaactattaaaaGCAATGATTCTCTAGTTTAATCTCCCTAAAACAGCTTGGTTATTGATTCATAAAAATCATTCTCATGACATAAACTATTTTGTAAGAGCTATAAAATTCTCAGGTTACctaggtgttttcttttttttttttaatacactagGGAAATTATTCACTTAATTATGATACAGGCACTCAATGGCACATTTTACAGTTATTAAATTAGAATTATGAAGAATTTATCATAATATGGGAAAATGTTTAAGTAGATAAACATAAACTCATATAAAGGTTACATTGGTTCAAGTTTAGCATTCATTAAAAATCTTTCATAGGAGGAAGGAGCATAAAACCATACCTGAATTTTTGGGTGGATGGATATAATAGACACCACAAAACAAAGGATCAAATTAATACTGATGAAGAACTTGTTCTCCGTGCAGCCATCTGGTTTGGTGTAGTACGTGTAGAGCAAGCCGACAAAGACGACAGACAGAATGTAGCAGATGCTTGTGACGGAGAGCAAAGCTGGAAAATGGGAAACCAACATGAATGCACGTGACTGTGGCAAACATTTCTAACAAAGAAGAATTCTcttcttcatataaaaataaagacacgTTATTTTACTGTGATGGTGGTCTACATTTTACAGGGAAATTACAGAAGGGCCCAAGGTTGACGTTTCAGATCATGTTAGAGGTGGCTGGATTTACTTTATAGATCACCTACCTCAATTCCATGGGTTCAAATACCAGATATTTGATCATTCCAGCTAGAGTAAACTCTAACTGTATGCTACATAATGTGCATTATAAGCTTTTCTAGGAACTTGCAAACCTTGTGGGCCCTCAAATTGGCCAAGTTCTAGCAAGCTAAATGCCAGGGATGGAGTCAGCAGAAAACAACGGACAGGCATCTTTTATGAAATTTGTCCTCTGCAGCCACTGGCTACATAAACCCGCTTCCTGCCATGATGAAACTACATCATTGTGGGAAAGTGGCATATTTGCTATTTTCgaaaacctaaaataatattcctttatgtTCACATAATCAAGTTAGCTATGTAActctgaaaattagaaaacataaaaaaataacagtatgcCCAGCCAACTATAGCAGTGGTGAGCTCAATTAACTTGTGCTTAATTCACAGCGTGGACTTATTTGAGAAAACCGGTTTCTATTAATAATCTCCATGggttttgcatatttaaaattaagcaaTGTATATGATGTTACTATAAAATGATAATGTATGTTAAAGTACTAGCAcagttcttaatatttttccatatgaatatgCAAGATGTATCTACTCTTTAGTTACTCCAAAATGACAAATCTATAACTcattattaaattcttttaaagttgagtaattcaaatgaattataaaaattcattttttatagtaAGTAAACagaagtaaatagataaaaaattaatacatttctatCAGAAATGGGGAGGTGTTTTGGGATTTCCAACTCATTatgataaaacaatttttttaaaaaaaagattctatttatttatttgagagagagagacagcatgagcagggggagggtaagaggcagaggaagatggagggagAACTGtactccatactgagtgtggcacctgatgtggggctctatcccagaaccctgagatcatggcctaaagcaaagtcagatgcttaaccaactgaaacacccaggcaccctaataaaacaatttcttaaatCTCATGCTAAAATAAATAGTTATCAACAACTGAAGTGACCAACAAAATAGGgcaatggttaaataaattatggtctaCCATGCCATGGAACACCATGGAACCATATACCATTAAGTAAGATGTATCTAAACTCACTGATATGTCAGAAGATACTCATCATATAGTTGGTGAGAAGAGCAAGTCATGGAGAATATATAATGTGAACCTATTTACATTTAAGTAACAGAAacatgtgtacatgtgcacaAATACATACAGATCCAGTAATCGTGGTCACATCTAGAGAGGAAAGTGGGTTGCAAGTGAGTGGagattggcatttttattttttattaagttccATCATCTTTGTATtcgttttggggttttttttcttttttttggttttgcttttgttatttaaaatgcaagctaggaaaaaaaaatgcaagctagggggcgcctgggtggctcagctggttaagcggctgcctttgggtcaggtcgtgagtTCAGCAGGAgtcctgtttttccctctgcctctccccctgcttatgtgctctacctcaaattaataatatttttaaaaattaataaataaataaaaagtaagctagataaataagatgaaaagaaaactgggcaGTTTGATAATGTGTACTAAAACCCCTAATATATCTATACTCTTCCACtcttctacttctaggaatttttttttttaagattttttatttattcatgagagagagagagagagagagagagagacacagagaggcagagacacaggcagtgagagaaacaggctccatgcagggcgcctgacatgggactccatcctggatctccaggatcacaccctgggccgaaggcaggtgctaaaccactgagccacccagggatcccctaggaatttattctaaggaaaaaaCCAAGTATGTGCTcagaaatatattattaagtatttattgttACGCTGTAGTCACATAGTCACAGGCTATTTCTCTGAGTCAACTGTAAGCTATTcgaatgtataatatatgtaaaaattaataagatacaaATATACATCTTTTTCAGTGACTCTTCAGGTACATATGCAAGAAAGTAGACTGGAAGGATACAGAGTAATATGTTAACAGTGAGTATCAATTACTATAGATTTGCATTACAGGTAATCTGTTTTCTTCTGTAATTCCTGGTTTTTCATTCTTCACACAAGAGCAGCTGTTATGTTAATAATGGGTGGGGTGCAGAGGCTAGGGATctcaacactatttttttaaatggctaggTCGTTGCCCCTAATAAGTAGAGAACTCCAAAGTCCTTCCCCATTATTACAAGCTAGAAATCCTATTCCCACCCTAGAAATTTTAAGTGCCCTTTTTCCACCAGAAAGCTTTTACAAGGGATGTGGGCCATACTTTGAATAAAGCAGTAAAGACTGTTCACTTCTACCTGCCTGAGGGATGTGGGCAGGTGACCCCTATGTAAAACCTACCTGAGTCCCCTGTCCGTGGAAACAAGGAAATCAAAACCAGAACTGTATCACTAAATATACAGATGTTTTTCCTTATCTAAACACATCTAGTTACattacaaatttcaaaataaatgaattgagaGCCAATGATTTCTATCACCTGTGCTTCCTCTTTCCAGTTATATGTATAATTCGGAATTGACTCAACTGggaaactagtttttaaaaagtcagctcTAATTTGGAAGTTTACACATTTAAATCAATGGAGATTTTTACTGTACATCCTGTTTAATATAGCATAATGCAATATGGCTCTTATAGGGGAGTTTAGATACTTACCGGCATACCAGCACCTTGGATTTCCTTCTTCCATTCGACTTACCCATGATTCATTCCAAGAGTGAGCAAAGTCTACCAACAGCACTAGCTGGATGAGGATGAACAAAAAGGCCCCAACCATGCCAACAATAAACCAGGCTACaaaccaaaagaacaaagttaTGCTTTACCACAAGAGTAACATTTCAGAATGTTACTATCCAATTTTAAAACGATTTCGATTCAAGAGAGAGGTGAGTAAAGACATATTCTGTCTCCAGCAGTATAAGATTATTCCAATTCCAAACTCAAAGGCTATTCTCTGAGAAGTGTTTTGCTGGGTTTCAGACCTTTTAAAACTTGTTCTGGCTGTGCCAAGGGCAGTCTGGGATCTGACATTCCAAATGGTATAATAAAAGCCTTTtactttagaaggaaaaaaaaaaatcacagtggaaATCCACAGCTATTTGACAgtgtatctctctcatgaataaataaaaaattcttacctGATATTATGGTAAGAAAGCATATTAAGGTAGGGATAGTAGGACACATATGAGTACAGGTCCCCATGTTGACAAACTCTCAGATTAACTTAGTATTGCCAAGTGAGAAGGTAAGCGATTAAAATATTGGCAACATACGGTTCCAGAACAGCTGAGAAATGGGCTGAATACCTCCTGAGTTTAATCAATTAATTGCTACCTTAATGGTAGTACCAAGTCATATAATTGAACGCCACCTCATTTAATTGCCAGTTCTGCAAAACCAGTAATGAAAATGTAACTTCAACTCttatcatttgtaaaatttgtatatatagtataattaaCTCTTAGCAGTGAGCCATACCTGTGGTGAAATGGCCCCCAGGGATGTAGAAAGAGCCAACCATGATACCAACAATGGCAGCAATTTTGAAGAACCAAAacctattaaaatacaaaagtgcatttatgaaatgttaattttcatCCTTCCACTGAGAAAAGTGAATTCCTGAAATGCAAAAGACTCAGTAGCATTTCCAATATGATTTTCTGggcttatttcttcatttgatatGAATCTGCTTCACTGAATTTTTCAGACAATTTCAGGACAAACATTAACCCAGAGAACAAATCATTGATAGACATAATAAGAGATAAACCTACAACTTAAGAATTTCCCTACATTTAGCAACTGAAGATAGAAATTTTTCTAGAAGTCTGGAGCATTCTACTAACAATGTTAGCTAAATATAAAGCAATTAACTATTAGATGTAGGGAAAAGTTATCACCTAATCCTTTCACATATAGGACATAAGTGCCTTGAGCCCACAGTCACACAATTCATCACTAGCAAAGCTAGGACCAAACGTGGCTTTTAGTccatgatctttattttattttatttttttttaatttttttttttatttatttatgatagtcacacagagagagtgagagaggcagagacacaggcagagggagaagcaggctccatgcaccgggagcccgatgtgggattcgatcctgggtctccaggatcgcgccctgggccaaaggcaggcgctaaacagctgcgccacccagggatccctccatgatCTTTAAAGGCTTGTATGGCAAAGTGGAAGGAATCAGGCTTTGGAGCTAGACAGACCCAAGTTTTAATCCCAACCCCACTCTCACTGGCTCAGAGATCTCAGGcactttatttaatctttctgaaatTCAGTTACTACATCTacaaaaatgagattaaaatacatataaagtatataaaacttCCTTCAGTCTCCAAATAAGAATTATATGTCAAAGGAGAACGGAGGCGGGGGCAGTCAGGAATGGGAAACAACAGATTTATAAATCAGTGGCCCATATATAActagtttatctttctgtatgatGTTCAATAGATCaagtctatttcttttattttttatctttttcatttgtatcttATACCAGTAAAAAGCATATGTGTTTGCGTGTGCATACAGTTCCTAGCACAATCcttaaactgtttcttttttttttttctttttttttttttttaattttatttatttatgatagtcacatagagagagagagagagaggcagagacacaggcagagggagaagcaggctccatgcaccgggagcccgacgtgggattcgatcccgggtctccaggatcgcgccctgggccaaaggcaggcaccaaaccgctgtgccacccagggatcccttccttaaACTGTTTCACATGTGTTTGAAAAAATCTAGGAACTTGAAACAAAGGtattgaaaaaaagacaaaactttgCTCTTCCCCTCTATGCTACAGAACTCCAACTGAAAATGACACTGAAACAACTTCACATGTACAATAGGTCAGAAATATATGTGGGCCACTGATCCATATACTCTACTGCTTCCATGAGAATGGCAACATTAACTGCCCAAGGGGAGGATCCACACAATATAATAtggtaagtaaataataaaataaatttacataccCATTGTGTACTGCTGCTCTGGGATCTttacttgtttttacttttaacatgagcagagagaagacaaagaaaaagatggCCAAGGCAAAGTTGATCCTATATACAGCTTTATAACCAACAAGAACATCACAATCTTTATCCACCTTCCTATCAGCCATGTTGATTTTAAATCCCCCTTCACAGAATCCAGGAATCTGGAAAAAGCAATTTCAATGTTATGGGAATATCCACATTTAAACAAAGACTGTATCCTGTCATAAGAAGGCCTGAGTTTATAAAACTGACTACATCAACAACTGCAAGACTGTTTTGTGGgacttttctctttgtcttccaaTTCACTTACAATCTTATCCCCAAAGAGTAGAAACAATTTGCATTTCACAAATAAAAGTGTtctcttctttgctcttcttGCTGATGAGGTTATCTCCCATTTTGACATGAATTTTCATGCTACAACCGTCTCTTTCCACAGGTGAAGGGCTATCCTAGGTTAAATGTTTAACTCTAAAACATACgtggaaagaatttttttgtgCCACTCTTGTAATATCTTTCTTTCAAATGCTAGAGTAGAGCCTGAAGACGTTTATTCTGAGTACCCTGATTTCTGGAAAAGGACTAATACTTTTATATTCTATGTCCTGACCGTAcccaaaagtaatttaaaaaccaacaatCACAATGAATTTGACTGAGTTTTCTAACAGTAAAGAAATAAGGACGTTAATTACAACTACAATTatgcaaaatagaaaatacaaataaccaGTCCATTAAGGCTACCGTTACTTCTACTCACCTTCTTCAGCTGCGTTTCCATCCCTTCCGTCAACATGATACAGGACAAAGCAGCACCCAGGAAGAGAATGAAAGCATAGATGAGGCGAGTCACCGTGGAATTCTTGCTATTGGGACAGCAACTACACAGCAGACATGAGGCACCGCTGCAAAGGCAGGGAACCTGTAACAAGCACACCACAGCTATTTGAGACCTCTTTCAGTGGACTCCTTCATGTCATAAAGGTCACAGAGTAGAAGATGAGGCAAACCAGACTTTAACAGCTTTAACTGAAAGAGTTATGGctgggggatcccggggtggctcagtggtttagcgcctgacttcagcccggggcgtgatgttggagtcccgggattgagtcccacttcgggctccctgcacggagcctgcttctccctctgcttgtgtatctgcctctctctccctgtgtctatcatgaataattaaataaaatcttaaaaaaaaaaaagttatggttTGGAGGAAGTGGTTAAAAGCAGGGGtcctggggcgcctgagtggctcagtcaactgaatatgtgactcctgatctcggctcaggtcttcatctcacagtcatgagtttgagccccatgctgggctctgtgctgggcatggagcctagttaagaaaaaaaaaaaagcatgggttCTAGAGTCAATATTATTTGTTTCTAACTCAGCAAGTTACATAAGCTAAGCTTATTTCTCCATCTGCAACTGAATAACGGAATCTTCCTCCCTCAGACATTGCTCTATTAAGTACTCAACACATGCCTAAAACATACTAAGACAAACTAAGAGCCCAACAAATGTTACTTATACTCACACAGGAtcctactttatttaaaaataatataaaaatctaaCTCCACTTGCTATTTAAGTAATCTTAGTTACCAAACTGGTATTATAGCATCAAGCACCATTACATGGAAACCCTTATACATAAAGATAACAAGAGCCATTtagctcaatttaaaaataacgtggagattcctcaaaaaagttaaacacaggaTCACCACTTGGCCCAGCAATTCCTCTCCTAAACATACacttaaaagaactgaaataggTATTCAAACATAagcttgtacatgaatgttcaaagCAGCACTACTGACAGTtgccaaaaggcagaaacaacccaaatgtccattaattgacaaatggatacataaaatgtggtaaatccatacaatggaacattattcaatCACGAAAACGAATGAAGTACCGATACATGGTGCAACATGGGTGAACCTAAAAAACAtcaggctaagtgaaagaagccagatctAAAATGTCACacattgtatttcatttatatgaaatatacagaGTAAGTAAATCCAAAGACAGAAAGCATTAGTAGTTTCCAAAGGTTAGAAAAGGAGGGACACAGGCtggggagtgactgcttaatgggaaTCAGGTTTCTCTCTGGAGGGATGAATATGTTCTGGAACTACACAGATATGATGACAGCATAACACcgtgaatatactaaatgccactgaactatacactttaaaatggttaattttatgttatggaattttatctcaattgaaaaaaaaagaataacctggATCTCTGGTGAGCATTCTGGATGAAGGCATATTTGGAACCATTTTTACTTGTAATTGCAACAGCcatgggaaaatgggaaaatgatcACCCAGCTTCAGTCTCCAATTCTTAACTACAGTCTGGGCCAAAAGACCATATAGAGGTCAATAGCTGGCTGCAGACAGAAACAGAAGTTTTACAGCCAAAAACAATGACACTAATTGcttcatgtttattttatctGCATTCTCACACTCTTGACTCTCTTTAGCTACTTATTTTCTGCCCTATTAAATAACCTCATAATAATTGCCTAGTgtttgttatgggctgaactgtgtccccttaCCCCCACAAactcatatattgaaatcctattTCCCAGTACCTGAAAGTGTGACCTTATTCGGAAATAAaatcattgcagatgtaattagctAAAATGATGTTATAGTGGAGAAGAGTGAGCACCTAATTAAACATGACTGGTatcataaaaaggagaaatttgggcAGAAACATGAAGCACAGGGAAAACACCAAGTGAAGACAAAAGCAGAGATCTACGAGCCAAGGAATATTAAAGACTGCTAGCAAACCACCAGTAGCTGGGGAAGAAGCATGGAATAGATTCTCCTTCACCACTCTCAGGagccaaccctgctgacaccttcaaCTTGGGACTGCTAGCCTCCAGAAACTGAGACAAGTTTCTGTTGCTTAAACAACCCAGtttgtggtttgggtttttgtttttttttttatttagcccTAGAAACCTTATACCCACTAACTTGTTTTTAAACATCATGAAAATATAAGTGCTTTTAAGAAGGGCCACCTACTGTTGTGTCTCTTGTACCTTTAAAGTAGGCACTCAATCTGTATAACTGACCTACTACGTTAAGTCACTTCCCTATCTCAGTAAATGACAACTCTATTCTTCTGTTACTCAGGCCAAAAACCCTGGAGTCATCCTTGATGTTTTAGTTTTCCAAAACCCTCGTCCAATCTGTCAGCACATTAGCTTTATcctcaaaatatatccagaatctggggcacccggctggctcagttggtagagcagggactcttgatctcaagattgtgagttcaagcctcaggtgggtatggagcctacttaatttttaaatatataaatcaaataaataaatatatccagaatctgactaCTTTCTTAGCATCCTTAGCTATCATGTTGGTCCAAGCCACTACTATCATCTTTCACCCGGATAAAATGCGATGGCTCCAATTTCACTGCAGTAGCCACCCGATCAGAACCCAGAGTTGGtatgaagattattttaagatGAAGACACTTGAAATTCAACAGATATAGTGAAGAAAAGGTTCTTGGAGCTTTCCTCATCTGACTAAAAGCAGCAACCTCTGGGATAGAAGGCTGCCATAAATTCCCTCTTCAAGGGAGTTTTATGGCCATCAAGAAGGCAAAAGCCCTTTGCACCTACATAAACAAGTATTACCACAAACTTTCTCATCTCCTGTTTGTTCTCCTAAAAACCCATTTGTCTTTCCTAAAGAAATCTATTTGTTCTTCCTATAgaagctcttttcttttcccctattAAGTAAGGTATACAATAAGCCCTAATTTCTAACCATCCCTTTGAGTTATTCATCACTGAACGATGAATaacatcctgtgtgtgtgttgcatgtgtACATAGTGCTTTTTTTCTCTCGCTAATCTTTCAGTACTTTAATTTGCAGGCCCCCAACCACCAACCCCATAGAGGATGCAAGCAAAGTTCTTCCTCCTCTACACTGGTTTACCCTTTCTTTTCCACAATCTGTTCTCCAACACAGGTCAGATCacatcatttctcttttctacaATGGATCCGCATATCACTTGAGTTAAAGTCCTTAAATTGGCCTGTTAAGACCACACAGCAGGTATCCACATGATTTGGCTCGCTGCTACTTTTCCGACCTCATTTCCCAttattccttccctccctcattccATTCTCTGGTACACTGCACTCCTTGCTATTCCTGCTGAACaagagattaataaaatagaaaagcagtTTACAGATAGAAATGCTTCGATGGCATTAATTCAAATATTAGTTTTACATCAAAGGCAAAATGCGTTTCAGGTTATTAGGATGAGCAAGACATCTTTGTTTCAATTTACAAATTTACTCAGTTACCCTAActatatatttcttctaaatcTACTTTGCAAGTAGTCTGACCCACTACTAGGTTGTAAAATTCAATTTACCGGGATTTATTCTGTGATAGAAAAATTGTACAGCAGATGCTAAAGGTAAAAATGATCTCACAAAACTGGCGTATTAAGTAAACTatgtaaaatctattttttttttttcaatttcggGTCAAGGTCAAAAAATTGGAAAGCCACTGCTCTCAAGGAACCTGTAAATGACCAAACGCCCTTTCGATTTGGGGCCAACAAGCTTCAAGAACGGAAAATACACTTTGTCCCTAAGAAGTGGTAGTGCAATGAGCTGAGATCGAGTCTTTGGTCAAGGAACATCAGCTGGGAAGTAATGAAACAtataagtgattttaaaaaatcctactcCCCGGGAGGGAGTACGTGAGGAAACTCACCATATTCTCTTCCACAGATCCTAAAATTTCCTTGCAAAATATGGCGTTTACAGTCTACCGAGCGATTCCACCCATTTATTCACTCTATCCTCACAGCAGCTCTCAGGGCGATGAATGCTGGGGTGATTATCCCCATATTACGGGAAGGGCCACGgtcttcttctgttcctttgcACAACTGCAAACTGGCCTCGGTTAAAATCCCAGCTCCGCCACACACTCAGTAGCCCGGGGAAATCCGCGCTATGCGATAACGATATCCCGTAAGCCACCCCAAATTAAACGACGCCACTTGAAGAAGGCCCCGGGAGATGAAGCAGAGCGCCCTCGCCCCGGAACTCTCATTCCGCGGTCCGGGTTCCAGCGCCCGAGGAACCCAGAGGCCGGAAACCCCGCGGGGGCGGGGCAATCGAAATTGTAAACAATGACGGCCTGGCCTCCTACGTTCCCCCCACAAACCCGGAAGGCGAGCCGCCCGATCCCGAcccgggggcggggagcagcGGGCATCACGGATTTGGGTCTGCGCCCCCGGATACgctctgcagcccagggcccGTCCCCACAAGCCCCCAGCCGAGGCCCGATCGGGTCAGAGCTTGGGACGCCCTATCGCCCTCCCCAAAACGACACGTCCCGCAGAGACACCAGACCCCGAACTCACCCAGCTGGCGAGAGAGAAGACGCCCAGCACAGCCCCCATGGTGACGCTGTTGATGCCGGCGGCCGCCCGGGAGGCTTCTAGCGCGGTGGTAACTGCCAGTCGAGGCGTCGCCTCAGAAACGCGGCGTTTTCTCAGGCCGGAAACGCGCGGGTGGCGTCATTGCgtggccccgcccaccgcccTCGGCCGCCGCTGCCGAGAGAGCCTCTGTCATTGGTAGAGGGGGAAGGCGGGGCTAAATCAGCGTcgcgcagagggagaaggtagAGCCAAATCGACCCGGCGCTAAGAGGGAGGCGGAGCCAAACCgtcccagaggggagggaggaggcggggctaATGTGGCCggcggggggaggaggcggggctaaTGTGGCCGgcgggggaggaggcggggctaaTGTGGCCggcggggggaggaggcggggctaaTGTGGCCTGCgtggggaggaggcggggctaaTGTGGCCGgcgggggaggaggcggggctaaTGTGGCCggcggggggaggaggcggggctaaTGTGGCCTGCgtggggaggaggcggggctaaTGTGGCCggctgggggaggaggcggggctaaTGTGGccggctggggtgggggttggaggcGAGGCTAGACCGGCtcgggggaggaggcggggctaaTGTGGCCGGCgtggggaggaggcggggctaaTGTGGcgggctggggggcgggaggcggggctaATGCGGCCGGCtcggggaggaggcggggctaaTGTGGCCggctgggggaggaggcggggctaaTGTGGCCGGCgtggggaggaggcggggctaaTGTGGcgggctggggggcgggaggcggggctaacgtggggggctggggggcgggaggcggggctaATGTGGCCGGCtcggggaggaggcggggctaaTGTGGCCGGCtgggggggaggaggcggggctaaTGCGGCCGGCtcggggaggaggcggggctaaTGTGGCCGGCtcggggaggaggaggcggggctAGGCCTgct
This region of Canis lupus dingo isolate Sandy chromosome 24, ASM325472v2, whole genome shotgun sequence genomic DNA includes:
- the SERINC3 gene encoding serine incorporator 3 isoform X1, whose translation is MGAVLGVFSLASWVPCLCSGASCLLCSCCPNSKNSTVTRLIYAFILFLGAALSCIMLTEGMETQLKKIPGFCEGGFKINMADRKVDKDCDVLVGYKAVYRINFALAIFFFVFSLLMLKVKTSKDPRAAVHNGFWFFKIAAIVGIMVGSFYIPGGHFTTAWFIVGMVGAFLFILIQLVLLVDFAHSWNESWVSRMEEGNPRCWYAALLSVTSICYILSVVFVGLLYTYYTKPDGCTENKFFISINLILCFVVSIISIHPKIQEHQPRSGLLQSSLITLYTMYLTWSAMSNEPDRSCNPGLWTIVTHMTAPTLAPGNSTAIVPTSAPPSKGGHFIDLENFIGLTGFVLCLLYSSIRTSNNSQVSKLTLSGSDSVILRDTAANGGSDEEDGQPRRAVDNEKEGVQYSYFLFHFMLSLASLYIMMTLTSWYSPDAEFQSMTSKWPAVWVKISSSWVCLLLYVWTLVAPLVLTNRDFS
- the SERINC3 gene encoding serine incorporator 3 isoform X2 — protein: MVPCLCSGASCLLCSCCPNSKNSTVTRLIYAFILFLGAALSCIMLTEGMETQLKKIPGFCEGGFKINMADRKVDKDCDVLVGYKAVYRINFALAIFFFVFSLLMLKVKTSKDPRAAVHNGFWFFKIAAIVGIMVGSFYIPGGHFTTAWFIVGMVGAFLFILIQLVLLVDFAHSWNESWVSRMEEGNPRCWYAALLSVTSICYILSVVFVGLLYTYYTKPDGCTENKFFISINLILCFVVSIISIHPKIQEHQPRSGLLQSSLITLYTMYLTWSAMSNEPDRSCNPGLWTIVTHMTAPTLAPGNSTAIVPTSAPPSKGGHFIDLENFIGLTGFVLCLLYSSIRTSNNSQVSKLTLSGSDSVILRDTAANGGSDEEDGQPRRAVDNEKEGVQYSYFLFHFMLSLASLYIMMTLTSWYSPDAEFQSMTSKWPAVWVKISSSWVCLLLYVWTLVAPLVLTNRDFS